Genomic window (Thermoplasmata archaeon):
TCGCGTTGCATCTCCTCGCGCTCAGCTGGGGTCAAGGGGAGGAGCGGAGCGCGAACCGGCCCACCGGCCATTCCCATAAGCTCTCCCCAGAACTTCACCATCTGGACCGGCAACGCTCCGCCGGTACGTCCGGCGATCCGTCCCCACCACTTGCGCGACACGGCCTTGAGGGGTCGGATCTTCGCATACACCGACCGCGCCTCGTCCCAGTGTCCCTGGGTCGCGAGGTCGATGAATCGAACGTAGTGGTTCGAGGACGGGGTATCGAATCGCCAGTCGCTCGTGTTCGCGAACATCACCTGCTGGTGGATGCCGTACGGTTCCCCGACGAAGAAGATCTCCTCGTCCGGCATGCTGACGACCGCCTTCGCGCCGGCTTCGAGATGGGTGTCGAGGGAGAGCTGAAGGTTGAAGCTCGCCTCCTTGATGGCGATCAATGTCCCGAGGTCGGCCATCCGGGACATCGCCTTCGCCGAAAGGACGGTCCCGAACTGCGGCGAGTTGTAGAAGGCGATGCCGATGTCGACCTGCTCGGCGACACGGGAGACCCAATCGATGACCTGCTCCTCCGTCTTCGTCACCAGATACGGCGGGGCGAGGATGACAAAGTCGAATCCGACCTCCTCGGCACGATGCGCCATGGCGACAATGTCCTTGAGACAGGTGTCCGTCACTTGGAACGCCACGAGCGCCCGACCGTGGACGAGACGCGGAGCGAGCTCCATCAGGCGGTACCGTTCGTCCCGGGTCAGGCTCCAGAATTCCCCCATATTCCAGGAGAAGCCGAGGCCTCGAGTGCCGAGACGAAGGACATGCTCGATGTTGGCGGCGAGCCCCTGCTCGTCGAGCTCATCCGCGGCCGTGAACGGCGTGATCATCGTCGTCCATTGGCCGACGAGCT
Coding sequences:
- a CDS encoding dihydrodipicolinate synthase family protein, producing the protein MHYTRSEAKAWAREKLVGQWTTMITPFTAADELDEQGLAANIEHVLRLGTRGLGFSWNMGEFWSLTRDERYRLMELAPRLVHGRALVAFQVTDTCLKDIVAMAHRAEEVGFDFVILAPPYLVTKTEEQVIDWVSRVAEQVDIGIAFYNSPQFGTVLSAKAMSRMADLGTLIAIKEASFNLQLSLDTHLEAGAKAVVSMPDEEIFFVGEPYGIHQQVMFANTSDWRFDTPSSNHYVRFIDLATQGHWDEARSVYAKIRPLKAVSRKWWGRIAGRTGGALPVQMVKFWGELMGMAGGPVRAPLLPLTPAEREEMQRDLAHLGLTKPP